A window of Bufo gargarizans isolate SCDJY-AF-19 chromosome 9, ASM1485885v1, whole genome shotgun sequence contains these coding sequences:
- the LOC122919647 gene encoding histo-blood group ABO system transferase-like isoform X2, whose translation MVPIHLPQVFFKQVRTISTTFLWNGKKPRLAYNKLMKSRAEGGFGLPDLQTYYKAIQLKRRTDVLSVTPWLAPIVWNRLYNIDILNAQFHKRRVRIGLTVFAIRKYTKYIEHFLDTAEKFFMTGHRVTYYVMTDQPAAIPNITLGEKRNLVVLEVPAYKRWQDITMRRMQIIRDYIHDRFVNEVDYLVCLDVDMEFRQEVGVEILSDVYGVMHSCYFTASRKEFTNERRPQSAGYIPEDEGDFYYTGSHFGGTVEEIYKLTNHCHHAMLSDKAINIEALWHDESYLNRYFLYYKPTKVLSPEYSWTYVCGDPAVVEKKRFIVLPKEYDKVRDNP comes from the exons ATGGTTCCCATACATCTCCCACAGGTATTCTTCAAACAGGTCAGAACCATCTCTACAACCTTTCTCTGGAATGGTAAAAAACCGAGATTGGCATATAACAAACTGATGAAGAGCCGTGCGGAAGGTGGTTTTGGACTGCCCGATTTACAGACATATTATAAGGCTATACAACTAAAAAG acgGACAGATGTTCTCTCGGTGACTCCATGGCTAGCGCCGATTGTATGGAATAGACTCTACAATATAGATATACTCAACGCACAATTCCACAAGAGAAGAGTTCGCATTGGACTGACTGTGTTTGCTATTAGAAA ATACACCAAGTATATTGAACATTTTCTGGACACAGCTGAGAAGTTTTTCATGACTGGACACCGGGTCACTTATTATGTAATGACCGACCAGCCCGCTGCCATCCCTAACATTACACTGGGTGAAAAGAGAAATCTGGTTGTCCTGGAGGTCCCAGCCTACAAAAGATGGCAGGACATCACCATGAGAAGGATGCAGATCATTCGAGACTACATCCATGATCGGTTCGTCAATGAGGTGGACTATCTGGTGTGTCTAGATGTGGACATGGAGTTCAGACAGGAGGTTGGGGTTGAGATCCTCAGTGATGTTTATGGTGTCATGCATTCATGTTATTTCACAGCGTCTCGCAAGGAGTTCACCAATGAAAGGCGACCTCAGTCTGCAGGTTACATCCCTGAAGACGAGGGCGATTTCTATTACACAGGGTCCCATTTTGGAGGCACTGTGGAAGAGATCTACAAGTTGACGAACCATTGCCACCACGCCATGCTGTCCGATAAAGCTATAAACATAGAAGCTCTTTGGCATGACGAGAGTTATCTCAACAGATATTTCCTGTATTACAAACCCACCAAGGTCCTGTCGCCAGAGTATTCCTGGACCTACGTCTGTGGAGACCCGGCCGTGGTGGAGAAGAAGAGATTTATCGTTTTACCTAAAGAATATGACAAAGTACGTGACAACCCGTGA